Proteins co-encoded in one Corylus avellana chromosome ca9, CavTom2PMs-1.0 genomic window:
- the LOC132162187 gene encoding lipid phosphate phosphatase gamma, with amino-acid sequence MATLPLKALTLTHVRYQRGDPLGYFLAWVSLVPVFISLGGFVSHFFFRRELQGMFFALGLIISQFINEFVKTSVEQARPETCALLETCDSHGWPSSHSQYMFFFAVYFTLLTCKGIGFWDTTNKWVVNFWPWSLAFFTMYSRVYLGYHTVAQVFAGAILGVFLGALWFWVVNSVLSPYFPAIEESAFGRMFYIKDTSHIPNVLKFEYDNARAARKNLASKSN; translated from the coding sequence ATGGCGACGCTGCCACTGAAGGCTTTGACGCTGACCCACGTGCGGTACCAGAGGGGGGATCCGCTGGGGTACTTCCTAGCGTGGGTCTCGCTAGTGCCGGTCTTCATCAGCCTTGGCGGATTCGTCTCGCACTTCTTCTTCCGGCGCGAGCTCCAGGGCATGTTCTTCGCTCTGGGCCTCATAATCTCGCAGTTCATCAACGAGTTCGTCAAGACATCGGTCGAGCAGGCTCGCCCCGAGACCTGCGCTCTGCTCGAGACGTGCGACTCTCACGGCTGGCCCTCCAGCCACTCCCAGTACATGTTCTTCTTTGCTGTGTATTTTACGCTGTTGACGTGTAAAGGGATTGGGTTCTGGGACACGACGAACAAGTGGGTTGTGAATTTTTGGCCTTGGTCTCTTGCATTTTTCACTATGTATTCTAGGGTGTATTTGGGGTACCATACCGTTGCCCAAGTCTTCGCTGGGGCTATTCTGGGGGTCTTTCTTGGGGCCCTGTGGTTCTGGGTGGTGAATTCTGTGCTTTCCCCTTACTTTCCGGCCATCGAGGAGAGCGCATTTGGGAGGATGTTCTATATTAAGGATACGTCTCATATACCCAATGTGTTGAAGTTCGAGTACGACAATGCCAGGGCTGCGAGGAAAAACTTGGCTTCcaagagcaattaa
- the LOC132161624 gene encoding importin subunit alpha-9: MADEGLASHRRDPIKSSVGNAASNRRRQHAVTVGKERRESLVRAKRLCRAGISDESDVSLDNDMMIDEEQSILEAQTSSAVEELKSAVAYQGKGAMQKRVSALRELRRLLSRSELPPVEAALKAGAISILVQCLSFGSPDEQLLEAAWCLTNIAAGKPEETEALLPALPLLIAHLGEKSSLSVAEQCAWALGNVAGEGEKLRNVLLSQGALLPLARMMLPNKGSTVRTAAWALSNLIKGPDAKATTELIRVDGVLDAIVRHLKKADDELATEVAWVVVYLSALSNVATCMLVKSDVLQLLVERLAASNSLQLLIPVLRSLGNLVAGDSSTTNTVFVPGREITDNVIEVLVKCLKSEHRVLKKEAAWALSNIAAGSVEHKQLIYNSEAVSLLLRLLSTAPFDIRKEVAYVLGNLCVAQTEGDGKPNLIREHLVSLVGRGCLPGFIDLVRSADTEAARLGLQFMELVLRGMPHGEGPKLVEREDGIDAMERFQFHENEELRNMANGLVDKYFGEDYGLDE, from the exons ATGGCGGATGAAGGCTTGGCTTCTCACAGAAGAGACCCTATTAAGTCTTCAG TCGGGAATGCTGCGTCAAATCGAAGACGGCAACATGCGGTTACggtgggaaaagaaagaagagaatcaTTGGTGCGGGCGAAGCGCCTATGCAGAGCGGGGATTAGTGATGAGAGTGATGTTTCTCTTGACAAtgatatgatgattgatgaagaaCAATCAATTTTGGAGGCTCAAACTTCTTCGGCAGTGGAAGAGTTGAAGTCAGCCGTGGCATATCA GGGAAAAGGTGCAATGCAGAAGAGAGTAAGTGCCCTTCGTGAACTAAGGCGTTTGTTGTCAAGATCTGAATTACCTCCTGTTGAAGCTGCTCTTAAAGCTGGTGCAATATCCATACTTGTGCAGTGTCTTTCATTTGGCTCTCCAGATGAACAG TTGCTTGAGGCTGCTTGGTGCCTCACAAATATTGCAGCAGGAAAACCCGAAGAAACAGAAGCGTTATTGCCTGCATTACCATTGCTGATTGCTCATCTTGGAG AAAAGAGTTCCTTGTCTGTTGCTGAGCAGTGTGCATGGGCATTAGGAAATGTTGCTGGTGAAGGAGAGAAGCTGAGAAATGTTTTGCTATCCCAAGGGGCCTTACTACCTCTTGCAAGAATGATGCTGCCAAACAAGGGTTCAACTGTGAGAACAGCTGCTTGGGCATTGTCAAACCTAATCAAG GGACCAGATGCGAAAGCCACCACTGAACTCATCAGAGTTGATGGGGTATTGGATGCAATTGTTCGGCATTTGAAAAAAGC GGACGATGAGTTGGCAACTGAAGTAGCATGGGTAGTTGTGTATCTCTCAGCCCTTTCAAATGTTGCTACCTGTATGCTAGTGAAGAGTGATGTCCTTCAATTGCTTGTGGAAAGATTGGCAGCATCAAATAGCTTGCAATTGCTCATTCCG GTGCTGCGGAGTTTAGGTAATCTCGTAGCTGGTGACTCCAGCACAACTAACACTGTTTTTGTTCCTGGACGTGAAATTACAG ATAATGTTATAGAAGTCCTTGTAAAATGTTTGAAGAGTGAACACCGGGTTTTGAAGAAG GAAGCAGCGTGGGCACTATCTAATATAGCTGCTGGTTCTGTTGAACACAAGCAGTTGATATATAATAGTGAGGCAGTGTCATTGCTATTGCGCCTTCTGTCCACAGCACCATTTGACATAAGAAAGGAAGTAGCATATGTACTGGGGAACCTCTGTGTTGCCCAAACAGAAGGTGATGGAAAACCAAACCTGATCCGGGAGCACTTGGTTTCACTTGTTGGTAGAGGATGCCTGCCTGGATTTATTGACTTGGTTAGATCTGCTGATACTGAGGCTGCAAGACTAGGACTTCAGTTCATGGAGCTG GTTTTGAGGGGCATGCCACATGGTGAGGGCCCAAAGCTTGTTGAGCGAGAGGATGGAATTGATGCCATGGAAAGATTTCAGTTTCATGAAAATGAAGAACTGAGAAATATGGCAAATGGTCTAGTGGACAAGTACTTTGGAGAAGACTATGGGCTTGATGAGTAG
- the LOC132162654 gene encoding DEAD-box ATP-dependent RNA helicase 57, translating into MEKTASFLFSGINFDRKKFAGDFARFEEKKKIDKSAEESSLAEIGNSEPEKGKVSVKKRKRKTKDSDKETVEGFSVFKSSKPEVEAVVLNEENDKDEDKPLKAKKEVYRQQERDALSRKKYNIHVSGNNVASPLQNFEELSSRFGCEPYLLHNMAGLGFNEPTPIQRQAIPVLLSGQECFACAPTGSGKTLAFVCPMLMKLEHPSTNGIRALILCPTRELATQTTRESKKLAEGKKFRIKLMTRELLRSADLSKLPCDILISTPLRLRLAIRKKKLDLSRVQFLVLDESDKLFEPRLIKQIDSVVKACSNPSIIRSMFSATLPDFVEDLARTIMHDAVRVIVGRKNTASESIKQKLIFAGSEEGKLLALRQSFAESLNPPVLIFVQSKERAKELYGELAYDNIRVDVIHSDLPQSQRENAVDRFRAGKTWVLIATDVIARGMDFKCVNCVINYDFPDSAAAYIHRIGRSGRAGRTGEAITFYTKNDVRFLRNVANVMTASGCEVPSWVMALPKLKWKKHRPQREPISTNPKD; encoded by the exons ATGGAAAAAACcgcttcctttttgttttccggCATTAACTTTGACCGGAAAAAGTTCGCAGGAGATTTCGCCAGGTTCGAG gagaagaaaaaaatagataaatcgGCGGAGGAATCGAGCTTGGCGGAAATTGGAAACTCTGAACCGGAGAAGGGGAAGGTATCTGTCAAGAAGCGAAAGCGAAAAACAAAGGATTCAg ACAAAGAAACGGTAGAAGGATTCAGTGTCTTTAAGAGCTCGAAACCAGAAGTGGAAGCTGTGGTGCTGAATGAAGAGAATGACAAAGACGAAGACAAGCCTTTAAAAGCAAAGAAAGAAGTGTATAGGCAACAAGAG CGGGATGCTCTGTCGCGTAAGAAGTACAACATTCATGTGTCCGGGAATAATGTAGCAAGTCCACTTCAGAATTTTGAGGAATTAAGTTCAAG GTTTGGGTGTGAACCTTATTTGTTACACAATATGGCAGGACTTGGATTTAATGAGCCGACACCAATTCAAAGGCAGGCTATTCCGGTTCTTTTATCT GGCCAGGAATGCTTTGCGTGTGCTCCAACTGGATCTGGTAAAACCTTGGCTTTTGTCTGTCCCATGCTAATGAAACTTGAG CATCCATCAACTAATGGCATCAGAGCTCTTATCCTCTGTCCCACACGAGAGTTAGCTACTCAGACAACTAGAGAGAGCAAGAAATTggcagaaggaaaaaaattccgCATCAAGTTGATGACAAGAGAGCTATTACGAAGTGCTGATTTGTCAAAGCTACCTTGTGATATACTTATATCAACACCACTTAGGTTGAGGTTGGCTATAAGGAAAAAAAAGCTCGACTTAAGCAG GGTTCAGTTTCTTGTCTTAGATGAATCTGATAAGCTATTTGAGCCTCGTTTGATAAAGCAGATTGATTCTGTGGTCAAAGCTTGTTCAAATCCTTCAATAATACGCTCCATGTTTAGTGCTACCTTACCTGACTTTGTTGAGGACCTTGCACGCACAATAATGCATGATGCTGTTCGAGTTATTGTTGGCAGAAA GAACACTGCTTCTGAATCGATCaagcaaaaattgatttttgcggGAAGTGAAGAAGGAAAACTTCTTGCACTTCGTCAAAGCTTTGCAGAG AGTTTGAATCCACCGGTATTAATCTTTGTACAAAGCAAGGAGCGGGCAAAGGAACTGTATGGGGAACTGGCATATGATAACATAAGAGTTGATGTCATCCATTCTGATTTGCCCCAATCGCAG CGAGAAAATGCTGTCGATCGCTTCAGAGCTGGCAAGACATGGGTCCTGATTGCCACTGATGTTATTGCCCGGGGTATGGATTTCAAATGTGTCAACTGTgtgattaattatgattttccAGACTCTGCTGCTGCATACATCCACAGGATTG GTCGGTCGGGCAGAGCGGGGAGGACGGGAGAAGCGATTACTTTTTACACCAAGAACGATGTTCGCTTCCTGCGGAACGTAGCTAATGTAATGACAGCTTCAGGTTGTGAAGTTCCATCCTGGGTCATGGCATTGCCCAAATTGAAATGGAAGAAGCACCGTCCACAAAGAGAGCCAATATCAACTAATCCAAAAGATTAG
- the LOC132161825 gene encoding beta-1,4-xylosyltransferase IRX9: protein MMGSMERSKKKVQLWKKAIFHFSLCFVMGFFTGFAPTGKASVFSNHFASSNISEPSSSKPIETLPQAANVNRSLIAQAPAAIPARPKQPENTEIEEEKEPKLTPRRLLIVVTPTSAKDQLRGVLLRKMANTLRLVAPPLLWIVVEPQTDSNQVSEILRKTGIMYRHLVFNKNFTDTEAEMDHQRNVALKHIEHHRLSGILHFAGLSNVYDLGFFDQLREIEVFGAWPMALLSANQKRVKIEGPVCDSSQVIGWHLRKMNNESDTRPPIHISSFGFNSSILWDPERWGRPSAVQKYSQNSMRFVKQVVLEDETKLKGIPPEDCSKIILWRLQLPRGTASN from the exons ATGATGGGGTCAATGGAAAGATCAAAGAAAAAGGTTCAATTATGGAAGAAAGCAATTTTCCATTTCTCTCTGTGTTTTGTCATGGGGTTCTTCACGGGCTTCGCTCCAACGGGTAAAGCTTCAGTCTTTTCCAACCATTTTGCTTCGTCGAATATATCAGAGCCTTCATCGTCAAAACCCATTGAAACGCTGCCCCAGGCGGCCAACGTCAACCGGAGTTTGATAGCCCAAGCTCCGGCGGCCATTCCGGCGAGGCCTAAACAGCCGGAAAACacagaaattgaagaagaaaaagaacccaAGTTGACACCCAGAAGACTTTTGATTGTCGTGACGCCGACGAGTGCAAAAGATCAGCTTCGAGGTgttcttttgagaaaaatggCTAACACTCTGAGGTTGGTTGCTCCGCCATTGCTGTGGATTGTGGTGGAGCCGCAAACGGATTCGAACCAGGTGTCGGAAATACTTAGAAAAACAGGTATTATGTATAGGCATTTGGTTTTCAATAAGAATTTCACCGACACGGAAGCTGAAATGGATCACCAACGAAACGTTGCGCTTAAGCACATCGAGCACCATAGGCTCAGTGGGATTCTGCACTTTGCCGGGCTCTCCAATGTCTATGATCTTGGCTTCTTCGACCAGCTCAGAGAAATTGA GGTGTTTGGGGCATGGCCAATGGCTTTGCTCTCAGCAAACCAGAAGAGAGTGAAAATAGAAGGACCAGTGTGTGATTCTTCGCAAGTTATAGGATGGCATCTACGGAAAATGAACAATGAATCTGATACAAGACCCCCAATTCATATTTCAAGCTTCGGCTTCAACAGCTCCATCCTCTGGGACCCCGAGCGATGGGGCCGTCCTTCCGCTGTTCAAAAATACTCCCAG aatTCAATGAGATTTGTAAAACAAGTAGTTCTCGAAGACGAGACGAAATTAAAAGGAATCCCGCCGGAAGACTGCTCCAAAATCATACTGTGGCGTCTTCAGTTGCCCAGAGGGACGGCGTCCAATTAA
- the LOC132192032 gene encoding protein IQ-DOMAIN 2-like yields MGRKGKWFSSVKKALSPESKEKTDQRSNKSKKKWFGKQKQLDLESTSSGPATVPPPPVEEEVKLTNAENEQSDHPYSVAVASAAAADAAVAAAQAATEVVRLTEVTRFAGKSSEEVAAIKIQTAFRGYMARRALRALRGLVRLKSLMEGPVVKRQAAKTLRCMQTLARVQSQIHSRRIRMTEENQALQKQLLQKRAKELESLQIGEEWDDSIQSKEQIEANLLTKHEAAMRRERALAYAFSHQQTWKNGSRSVNPMFTDPSNPTWGWSWLERWMAARPWESRSMMDKELNNDHSSVKSASHSVVGGEISKSYARYQLNSDNHSPTASQKTGHQSFQSPSTPKPAFSKVAKKVKPASPRGGLGPDDDSRSMVSLQSDQFRRHSIAGSSVRDDESLASSPALPSYMVPTKSARAKNRLQSPLGSEKNGTPEKGSFGTLEKGSFGTPEKGSFGPAKKRLSFPNSPARPRRHSGPPKVDITRIAENNTSNGVGS; encoded by the exons ATGGGGAGGAAGGGAAAATGGTTTTCTAGTGTAAAGAAAGCGCTTAGCCCAGAGTCCAAGGAGAAAACTGACCAG AGATCAAATAAATCGAAAAAGAAATGGTTTGGAAAGCAGAAACAGCTGGATTTAGAATCCACCTCTTCAGGACCTGCCACAGTGCCACCTCCTCCTGTTGAGGAAGAGGTCAAATTAACCAATGCAGAGAATGAACAGAGTGATCATCCCTACTCTGTTGCAGTCGCCAGTGCTGCAGCTGCTGAtgctgctgttgctgctgctCAGGCAGCCACTGAGGTTGTTCGACTCACTGAAGTTACTAGGTTTGCAGGCAAATCGAGTGAGGAAGTGGCGGCAATCAAGATTCAAACAGCATTTCGGGGATACATG GCAAGAAGGGCATTGCGGGCTTTAAGGGGGCTGGTCAGGCTGAAATCGCTGATGGAAGGACCTGTTGTGAAACGCCAAGCCGCAAAAACCCTCAGATGCATGCAGACTCTAGCTCGTGTGCAATCTCAGATCCACTCCAGGAGGATCAGGATGACAGAGGAGAATCAGGCTCTCCAGAAACAACTCCTACAGAAACGAGCAAAAGAGCTTGAGAGCTTGCAG ATTGGAGAGGAATGGGATGACAGCATTCAGTCAAAGGAACAAATTGAAGCAAATCTTCTTACCAAGCATGAGGCGGCTATGAGGAGAGAAAGAGCACTGGCTTATGCTTTCTCTCATCAG CAAACCTGGAAGAATGGTTCAAGATCTGTAAACCCAATGTTTACAGATCCAAGCAATCCCACCTGGGGCTGGAGCTGGTTGGAGCGATGGATGGCAGCCCGTCCATGGGAGAGTCGTAGCATGATGGATAAAGAACTGAACAATGACCATTCATCTGTAAAGAGTGCGAGCCACAGCGTTGTCGGTGGAGAAATCAGCAAATCTTATGCTCGCTACCAGCTCAATTCTGATAATCATTCCCCAACAGCCAGCCAAAAGACCGGCCATCAGAGCTTCCAGTCCCCTTCAACTCCTAAGCCAGCTTTCTCAAAAGTAGCAAAAAAAGTAAAGCCTGCAAGCCCAAGGGGTGGATTGGGTCCAGATGATGACTCTAGAAGCATGGTCAGTTTGCAGTCAGACCAGTTTCGAAGGCACAGTATTGCTGGGTCATCAGTGAGAGATGATGAGAGTCTGGCAAGCTCTCCAGCACTTCCGAGTTATATGGTACCCACCAAATCCGCAAGAGCTAAGAACAGGTTGCAAAGCCCATTGGGGTCTGAGAAGAATGGGACGCCAGAAAAGGGGTCTTTCGGGACGCTGGAAAAGGGGTCTTTCGGGACACCGGAAAAGGGATCTTTTGGGCCTGCAAAGAAACGGCTTTCATTCCCGAACTCACCAGCCAGGCCAAGGCGGCATTCAGGTCCACCAAAGGTGGATATCACTCGTATTGCAGAAAACAACACGAGCAATGGAGTGGGCAGTTGA
- the LOC132192143 gene encoding mitochondrial import inner membrane translocase subunit TIM14-2 — MVAPLLAGLAVAAAAYAGKYSVQAWQAFKARPPRPRMRKFYDGGFQPTMTRREAALILGIRESVAAEKVKEAHRRVMVANHPDAGGSHYLASKINEAKDVMLGKTKGGSSAF; from the exons ATG GTTGCACCATTGCTAGCAGGCCTTGCTGTTGCAGCCGCCGCTTATGCTGGTAAATATAGTGTTCAAGCTTGGCAGGCATTCAAGGCAAGACCACCAAGACCTAGAATGCGCAAATTTTATGATGGTGGTTTTCAACCTACTATGACTAGGAGGGAGGCAGCTCTAATACTTGGAATCCG AGAAAGTGTTGCAGCAGAGAAGGTTAAGGAAGCACATAGGAGGGTGATGGTAGCCAATCACCCAGATGCTGGTGGTAGTCATTACCTTGCATCTAAAATTAATGAAGCAAAGGATGTGATGCTTGGAAAAACCAAGGGTGGGAGCTCTGCATTTTAA